A genomic region of Hydrogenovibrio crunogenus contains the following coding sequences:
- a CDS encoding c-type cytochrome codes for MKQLFLMAFSVSFLFSNPAFSADMPAKAKTCVGCHGVDGNSMVPNFPKLAGQHAKYLEKALKDFRDGFRKDATMETFAKNLSDKEIKELAEYYASQEAK; via the coding sequence ATGAAACAATTATTTCTAATGGCTTTTTCAGTGAGTTTTCTATTCAGCAACCCAGCGTTTTCGGCTGACATGCCAGCCAAAGCAAAAACCTGTGTCGGGTGTCATGGGGTAGATGGAAACAGCATGGTTCCAAACTTTCCTAAGTTAGCGGGTCAGCATGCTAAATACCTTGAAAAGGCACTGAAAGATTTCCGTGATGGTTTCCGCAAAGATGCCACAATGGAAACTTTCGCGAAAAATCTGTCGGATAAAGAAATCAAAGAATTGGCTGAATATTACGCTTCACAAGAAGCTAAATAA
- a CDS encoding M48 family metallopeptidase yields the protein MLWITTLFVTAVALNLAIELWLNIKNQFHISRHRAEVPSDFSEVVSLEAHHKAADYSRAKLQLSRFILFFDAAVLLFMTLGGGFQEIYNYWLATDLAPIWRDTAFLLSTFWFLSLLHLPFSIISTFKIEEAFGFNKMTPVKFVTDLLKQWALVLVIGLPLIWAILTIMDTYFDQAWWFYTWVVWMAFNLILIWAYPKWIAPIFNKFTPLEEGEMKQRIEALLERTGFESNGIFVMDGSSRSGHGNAYFTGFGKNKRIVFFDTLLETLTPEEVEAVLAHELGHFKHGHIKKRLFESFALSLAGLAILGWLAQQIEFYTGLGMTTQTPAAALLLFMTAIPVMFFFLGPISAFKSRKHEFEADAFASEAVGSSPLISALLKMYRDNASSLTPDPTYSGYHDSHPPAKIRIDHLKSLEK from the coding sequence ATGCTTTGGATCACAACCCTATTTGTTACCGCCGTTGCTTTGAACCTTGCGATTGAACTTTGGCTTAACATCAAAAACCAATTTCATATCAGCCGTCATCGTGCAGAAGTGCCTAGCGACTTCAGCGAGGTGGTGTCCTTAGAAGCTCATCATAAAGCCGCTGATTACAGCCGGGCAAAACTCCAACTTTCACGTTTCATCCTTTTTTTTGATGCCGCAGTGTTGCTTTTCATGACATTGGGTGGAGGGTTTCAAGAAATCTATAATTACTGGCTAGCCACCGACCTTGCGCCGATTTGGCGAGATACTGCCTTTTTACTGTCGACCTTTTGGTTCTTGTCTTTACTGCACCTGCCATTTTCAATCATTTCGACGTTTAAAATTGAAGAAGCTTTCGGGTTCAATAAAATGACGCCCGTCAAATTCGTCACGGACTTACTCAAGCAATGGGCTTTGGTCTTAGTCATCGGTCTACCTCTTATCTGGGCAATTCTCACCATTATGGATACCTATTTTGACCAGGCCTGGTGGTTTTATACCTGGGTTGTCTGGATGGCCTTCAATCTGATTTTGATTTGGGCTTACCCAAAATGGATTGCCCCCATTTTCAATAAATTCACTCCTTTAGAAGAAGGCGAAATGAAACAGCGTATTGAAGCCTTACTGGAAAGAACCGGATTTGAATCAAATGGTATTTTTGTCATGGATGGCTCTTCTCGTTCAGGTCACGGCAACGCTTATTTCACCGGGTTTGGTAAAAACAAACGCATTGTGTTTTTTGACACACTACTGGAAACCTTAACTCCGGAAGAAGTGGAAGCTGTCCTGGCTCATGAACTCGGACACTTTAAACATGGACACATCAAAAAACGCTTATTCGAATCCTTTGCACTCAGCTTGGCAGGCCTAGCTATTTTAGGATGGCTGGCTCAGCAAATTGAGTTTTATACGGGATTAGGCATGACCACGCAAACCCCTGCGGCAGCGTTGTTATTGTTTATGACCGCAATTCCGGTGATGTTCTTTTTCCTCGGCCCAATCAGCGCCTTCAAAAGCCGAAAACATGAGTTTGAAGCCGATGCCTTTGCCTCAGAAGCGGTTGGTTCATCTCCATTAATTTCAGCGTTACTGAAAATGTATCGTGACAATGCCAGCAGCTTGACACCAGATCCGACTTATTCTGGTTATCATGACAGTCATCCTCCGGCCAAAATTCGTATTGACCATTTAAAATCTCTTGAAAAATAA
- the rsgA gene encoding ribosome small subunit-dependent GTPase A, translating to MAKRKLSNQQRRRVQQKQHAESDATSNSSATSEHLGEKQPGLVITNFGKRLLIEANDGEIYNCAARQHLGKLVAGDRVTWQTDIEPNTGVVVSAEPRTQELSRPGFRGQKRMVAANIDWLGIVAPIEPGIHPDMIDRYLVAAHQLKLPALILINKIDLIDSDEQWEAIAELLIPYDEMDIEILPVSAETNEGMDELREVLMNKNSVFVGPSGAGKSSLIKALIPDIDIKTNQLSESTGLGKHTTTNSILYHLPEFEGQTGNIIDSPGVRQFSPAPCELHELEQAYPDFAPFLGQCKFNNCTHTNEPDCAIKHAVETGDIHYTRFQSFQRLLSEFKDSPAG from the coding sequence GTGGCCAAACGAAAACTCAGCAACCAACAACGCCGCCGCGTTCAGCAAAAGCAACATGCTGAATCAGATGCGACTTCAAACTCTTCGGCCACTTCAGAGCATTTAGGAGAGAAGCAACCCGGTCTTGTCATTACCAATTTCGGCAAGCGCTTATTGATTGAAGCCAACGACGGCGAGATATACAATTGCGCAGCACGTCAACACTTAGGCAAGCTGGTGGCAGGTGATCGCGTCACCTGGCAAACCGACATCGAACCCAACACCGGTGTTGTTGTTTCCGCTGAACCACGCACTCAGGAATTGAGCCGTCCCGGCTTTCGCGGTCAAAAACGTATGGTAGCCGCCAATATTGATTGGCTTGGAATTGTGGCTCCTATCGAGCCTGGCATTCACCCAGACATGATTGACCGTTATCTGGTAGCTGCTCACCAACTTAAGTTACCGGCTTTGATTTTGATTAATAAAATTGATTTAATCGATTCGGATGAGCAATGGGAAGCCATTGCGGAACTTCTCATTCCATACGATGAAATGGACATTGAAATCTTGCCGGTTTCTGCGGAAACCAATGAAGGAATGGATGAACTCAGAGAAGTTTTAATGAATAAAAACAGTGTGTTTGTTGGCCCGTCCGGTGCCGGCAAATCCTCCCTCATCAAAGCGCTTATTCCCGACATTGATATTAAAACCAATCAACTATCAGAATCGACCGGACTTGGAAAACACACCACCACTAACAGTATTCTTTACCACTTGCCCGAATTTGAAGGGCAAACAGGTAATATTATTGACTCTCCCGGGGTGCGCCAATTTAGTCCCGCACCTTGTGAACTGCATGAATTAGAACAAGCTTATCCTGATTTTGCTCCTTTCTTGGGACAATGCAAATTTAACAACTGCACTCATACAAACGAACCTGACTGTGCCATTAAACATGCGGTAGAAACAGGCGATATTCATTACACTCGCTTTCAAAGCTTCCAAAGACTACTCAGTGAGTTTAAAGACAGCCCAGCCGGTTAA
- the serA gene encoding phosphoglycerate dehydrogenase encodes MNDKSLAKDKIKILLLEGLHQSAVEVFNENGYNNIEYVKGSLSDKELKEKIADVHFIGIRSRTNLTEDVFKAAKKLVGVGCFCIGTNQVDLKAAQKRGIPVFNAPFSNTRSVAELVLGEILLLLRDIPAKNAKVHRGEWDKSAVGSVEARGKTLGIVGYGHIGIQLSIMAENIGMKVRFHDIETKLPLSNASQVKSLEELLKISDIVSLHVPETEETQNMMGAEQFALMKKGAIFINAARGTVVDVEALADAIKSGHLSGAAVDVFPVEPKSNNEEFVSPLRGLDNVILTPHIGGSTEEAQENIGQEVATKLVRYSDTGTTLSAKNFPEVSLPEHKDRSRLLHIHKNQPGIMTKINEAFAHKSINVAAQYLQTNAEIGYVVIDINSEDREAGLKELKAIEGTIRTRVLH; translated from the coding sequence ATGAACGACAAATCACTTGCTAAAGATAAAATTAAAATCTTACTCCTTGAAGGACTGCACCAAAGTGCCGTCGAAGTATTTAATGAGAACGGCTACAATAACATTGAATATGTTAAGGGCTCACTTTCTGACAAGGAGTTGAAAGAAAAAATTGCCGATGTACACTTTATTGGCATCCGTTCACGCACAAACTTAACGGAAGATGTCTTTAAAGCAGCGAAAAAACTTGTCGGTGTCGGTTGTTTCTGTATTGGAACCAACCAAGTGGATTTAAAAGCCGCCCAAAAACGCGGAATCCCGGTTTTCAATGCCCCTTTTTCCAACACTCGCTCAGTAGCGGAACTGGTTTTAGGTGAAATCCTATTACTTTTAAGAGACATTCCTGCTAAAAATGCCAAAGTCCATCGTGGTGAATGGGATAAATCTGCCGTAGGGTCGGTTGAAGCACGCGGTAAAACACTGGGCATTGTTGGTTATGGTCATATTGGGATTCAATTGAGCATCATGGCAGAAAACATTGGGATGAAAGTCCGTTTTCATGACATTGAAACCAAGTTGCCATTAAGCAATGCATCCCAGGTCAAGTCATTGGAAGAGTTGTTAAAAATTTCTGACATTGTGTCATTACATGTTCCAGAAACCGAAGAAACTCAAAACATGATGGGCGCGGAACAGTTTGCCTTAATGAAAAAAGGGGCTATCTTCATTAATGCCGCCCGAGGCACGGTAGTGGATGTTGAAGCACTGGCAGATGCGATTAAATCCGGTCACCTTTCTGGCGCAGCCGTTGATGTCTTCCCAGTTGAACCGAAGTCTAATAATGAAGAATTTGTCTCTCCTTTGAGAGGATTGGATAATGTTATCCTTACCCCTCACATTGGTGGTAGCACGGAAGAAGCGCAAGAGAACATTGGACAAGAAGTTGCCACAAAGCTAGTCCGCTATTCAGATACGGGAACAACATTGTCAGCGAAGAACTTCCCCGAAGTTTCGTTGCCGGAACATAAGGATAGAAGTCGTTTACTCCATATCCATAAAAATCAGCCGGGCATCATGACCAAAATCAATGAAGCCTTTGCTCATAAAAGCATTAACGTGGCTGCGCAATACCTGCAAACCAATGCAGAAATTGGGTATGTGGTCATCGACATCAACTCTGAAGATCGTGAAGCGGGCTTGAAAGAACTAAAAGCCATCGAAGGAACAATTCGTACACGCGTCCTTCACTAA
- the orn gene encoding oligoribonuclease: MKSENNLIWIDLEMTGLDHKTDQIIEIATVVTDAELNVLAEGPVMAIQTEQHYLDGMDAWCTTHHGNSGLTKRVQESSITMTQAEQETIAFLKPYVSKGKSPMCGNSICQDRRFLIEQMPDLEQFFHYRNLDVSSLKELARRWAPSVYSGYKKKGAHLALDDIYESIDELRYYRQNLFLPEFH, encoded by the coding sequence ATGAAATCAGAAAATAACCTGATCTGGATTGATTTGGAAATGACAGGATTGGATCATAAGACAGATCAAATTATTGAAATTGCAACGGTTGTGACCGATGCGGAGTTGAATGTGCTTGCCGAAGGGCCTGTGATGGCGATTCAAACAGAGCAGCACTATTTAGATGGTATGGATGCGTGGTGTACGACCCATCATGGTAATTCAGGCTTGACTAAGCGGGTTCAGGAAAGCTCGATTACGATGACTCAAGCCGAGCAGGAAACGATTGCATTTTTAAAGCCCTATGTGTCGAAAGGCAAATCCCCAATGTGCGGGAACAGTATTTGTCAGGATCGTCGTTTTTTAATCGAGCAGATGCCTGATTTGGAGCAGTTTTTTCATTATAGAAATTTGGATGTGTCCAGCTTGAAGGAGCTGGCAAGGCGTTGGGCGCCATCTGTTTATAGCGGGTATAAGAAGAAGGGTGCGCACCTTGCGTTGGATGATATTTATGAATCGATTGACGAGTTAAGGTACTACCGACAAAATTTATTTTTACCAGAGTTTCACTAA
- a CDS encoding c-type cytochrome, whose amino-acid sequence MKKLLLALSATSLITFGAAANAGGNATAGQSAYSTCVGCHGAAGEGGVGPKLAGQSAADIKAKLHKYKAGEQVGPMTSMMAPMAAGLSDADIENIAAYVATL is encoded by the coding sequence ATGAAAAAATTATTACTTGCATTATCTGCAACTTCTTTAATCACTTTCGGTGCTGCTGCAAACGCTGGTGGTAATGCGACAGCTGGTCAATCTGCATACTCAACTTGTGTTGGTTGTCACGGTGCAGCTGGTGAAGGTGGTGTTGGTCCTAAACTAGCAGGTCAATCTGCTGCAGACATCAAAGCTAAACTTCACAAGTATAAAGCTGGTGAGCAAGTTGGTCCGATGACTTCAATGATGGCTCCGATGGCTGCTGGCCTATCTGATGCTGACATCGAAAACATCGCAGCTTACGTTGCAACACTTTAA
- a CDS encoding 4a-hydroxytetrahydrobiopterin dehydratase yields MTTEIALKEQSCETIEKGSKAMIIPRIESYLSQMPGWDVPLNYQTLTKTFPFKNYHQTVAFVNAITWVAHKEDHHPEICFGYNECKVILTTHSIKGLSQNDFIMAAKIDALLD; encoded by the coding sequence ATGACGACAGAAATTGCATTAAAAGAACAGTCTTGTGAAACCATCGAAAAAGGGTCGAAAGCGATGATTATCCCCCGCATTGAAAGTTATCTTTCACAAATGCCGGGCTGGGATGTTCCACTGAACTACCAAACATTGACAAAGACCTTTCCATTCAAAAACTATCATCAGACAGTTGCTTTCGTCAATGCGATTACCTGGGTTGCCCATAAAGAAGACCACCACCCGGAAATTTGTTTTGGGTACAATGAATGTAAAGTCATTCTTACCACACATAGCATTAAAGGACTCAGTCAAAATGATTTCATTATGGCCGCCAAAATTGATGCTTTGTTAGATTAA
- the der gene encoding ribosome biogenesis GTPase Der — protein MSKTVIALVGRPNVGKSTLFNRLTRSRDAIVADYPGLTRDRQYGTGRVGSTPYIVVDTGGLSGEQEGVDPLMAGQVQSAIGEADAVLFLVDGRAGLIPADESIASYIRHFNKPVYLLVNKAEGHKKDVIANDFYQMGLGEPFVISSAHGDNVNEMIENVLSDVAQDVEDEDELDLDKHPGIRVAVIGRPNVGKSTLINRMIGEERVVAFDMPGTTRDSIYVPFERQGELYTLIDTAGVRRRKNIKEKIEKFSIVKAIEAMESSNVVVLVVDGSEGITDQDLTLLGLALESGRGLVIAINKWDNLTPDQRAKIKHELEYKLHFVDYAKRHLISALHGTGVGDLFKTINAVYHASMKQVSTSDLNRVLEQAVLDHQPPLIGGRRVKLRYAHLGGLNPPRVIVHGTQVDKLPQAYSKYLMNVFRKAFKWVGTPVMIEYKVTSNPYEGRKSNFTYRKGKSESQAQNAYLKRKKKKKPQQKRRTS, from the coding sequence ACCTAATGTCGGTAAATCAACGCTTTTTAATCGATTAACCCGTTCGAGAGATGCGATTGTAGCGGATTACCCGGGACTGACTCGGGATCGCCAGTATGGCACAGGTCGTGTTGGATCCACGCCGTATATTGTGGTGGATACCGGTGGGTTAAGCGGTGAGCAAGAAGGGGTTGATCCTTTAATGGCCGGACAAGTTCAGTCAGCTATCGGCGAGGCGGATGCCGTTCTATTTTTGGTTGATGGCCGAGCAGGATTGATTCCGGCTGATGAGAGTATTGCAAGTTATATCCGACACTTCAATAAGCCCGTTTATTTATTAGTCAACAAGGCTGAAGGCCACAAAAAAGATGTGATTGCCAATGACTTCTATCAAATGGGCTTAGGCGAGCCATTTGTGATTTCATCAGCGCATGGTGATAACGTTAACGAGATGATTGAAAACGTATTATCAGATGTCGCACAGGATGTTGAAGACGAAGATGAATTGGACTTGGATAAGCATCCCGGTATTCGTGTTGCGGTAATCGGACGACCTAATGTTGGCAAATCTACCTTGATTAACCGCATGATCGGTGAAGAACGGGTTGTGGCATTCGATATGCCCGGAACGACGCGTGACAGTATTTACGTGCCGTTTGAGCGTCAAGGAGAACTTTATACCTTGATTGATACTGCCGGTGTGCGTCGTCGTAAGAATATCAAAGAAAAGATCGAAAAATTCAGTATCGTGAAAGCGATTGAAGCGATGGAGTCTTCCAATGTTGTGGTTTTGGTTGTTGATGGCTCAGAAGGGATTACCGATCAGGATTTGACTTTGCTAGGCTTGGCATTGGAGTCGGGACGAGGCTTGGTGATTGCCATTAATAAATGGGATAACTTAACGCCTGATCAACGAGCCAAAATCAAGCATGAGCTGGAATATAAGCTGCATTTTGTCGACTATGCGAAGCGCCATTTAATCTCGGCCTTGCATGGTACTGGAGTCGGGGATCTCTTCAAAACGATCAACGCTGTTTACCATGCGTCGATGAAGCAGGTATCGACTTCTGATTTGAACAGAGTTTTAGAGCAAGCAGTTCTGGATCACCAGCCGCCATTGATTGGTGGGCGTCGTGTGAAATTGCGTTATGCTCATCTGGGTGGATTGAATCCGCCAAGAGTCATTGTTCATGGAACACAAGTGGATAAGTTGCCGCAGGCATACTCCAAATACTTGATGAATGTGTTCCGCAAAGCATTTAAATGGGTAGGGACACCCGTGATGATTGAGTATAAAGTGACTTCAAACCCTTATGAGGGACGAAAGTCTAACTTTACTTACCGTAAAGGGAAGTCGGAATCTCAAGCGCAAAATGCCTATTTAAAACGAAAGAAGAAAAAGAAACCCCAGCAAAAACGCCGAACCAGTTAA
- a CDS encoding FAD-binding and (Fe-S)-binding domain-containing protein, translating into MISTDASVFEIFPQEFLYPKDIETLQQRILSAIEKKQAITMRAGGTSLGGQAIGSGLLIDISKHLTQILDYRPEQKEVDVQPGVIQDDLNDFVKADNLRFAPDTSTSNRAMIGGMIGNNSCGSYSVYYGTTRDHVKSVDVILADGALVSFHDLTPEQLHEKLSLQTLEGEIYRTVINMLEEHGQEIVDNFPDPSIVRRTTGYALDVLYSDYQPFNPEGKPFNLTPLICGSEGTLGVITKATLKLVDLPKHRQLFCAHFDSIYTAMQVVPNYLPFKPAAIELIDKATLDGTKNNSEQTQNRLWVKKDPEAVLVVELFDEDAENLQQRLKNDQAWMLEQGAYACPIINPQDSAKVWNLRKAGLGLLMGKPTRHKAVAVIEDAAVPVKSLPDFYQDTQDLMTELGIGCVYYGHASVGLIHVRPEMDLATPEGKRYFQTVAERSSKLVKKYRGAISGEHGDGRIRAPFIKEQVGENVYNCLVQLKNTFDPDNLFNPGVIIGDASITENLRADRQPKQLLSPGYDWTRDLSLMDAVEKCNGAGACRKSAGNGVMCPSYQATREENYSTRGRSNLLRHALTEPNPLTALKQDELQDALSLCLGCKACKSECPASVDMARLKSEVLYQINAFSLSRLSIKFYGQLMKIGAWVPGAYNWVQNLSLVKRIMGVDTRRTLPKLDKQPLKTWWKTYAKQVNFKPGKPTVWVLVDLYVQYQEPKIGQAAIQSLELLGMNVKPIFLDSSPRALLSQGLVSEAKQALEKIQSQLKEAALDDHIVGIEPSDTLVWRDEAKDLISKNDQAWLYTSVLLFEELMLKLNTQSKLALGAVPKNAWLHVHCHQKSLAHAQESVKALNLIPELKLQYINSGCCGMSGEFGYKNYDVSLKIANQTLLPTLKNAQQDDLVIATGTSCRHQLEDFADKQGLHPAELFFMALSNR; encoded by the coding sequence ATGATTTCAACTGATGCTTCCGTATTTGAAATTTTTCCACAAGAGTTTCTTTATCCAAAAGACATCGAAACGCTACAGCAACGCATCCTGTCGGCTATTGAAAAAAAACAAGCCATTACCATGCGTGCAGGAGGAACTTCATTAGGCGGTCAAGCCATCGGTTCAGGCCTGCTCATTGACATTTCCAAGCATTTAACCCAAATCTTGGACTATCGCCCTGAACAAAAAGAAGTCGATGTTCAGCCCGGGGTGATTCAGGACGACTTAAATGATTTTGTCAAAGCCGATAACCTGCGTTTTGCACCAGATACCTCGACTTCCAACCGCGCCATGATTGGCGGGATGATTGGAAACAATTCCTGTGGTTCTTATTCGGTTTACTATGGCACCACTCGTGACCATGTAAAGTCCGTAGATGTCATTCTAGCTGATGGCGCTTTGGTCAGCTTTCACGATTTAACACCAGAGCAGCTGCACGAAAAACTTTCACTGCAAACATTAGAAGGTGAGATTTATCGCACCGTCATCAACATGCTGGAAGAGCACGGACAGGAAATTGTCGATAACTTTCCAGATCCCTCTATTGTTCGTCGCACAACCGGCTACGCATTGGATGTTTTATATTCCGATTACCAACCTTTCAACCCTGAAGGCAAACCCTTTAACCTAACCCCTTTAATTTGCGGCAGTGAAGGGACGTTGGGGGTGATTACCAAGGCAACGCTGAAGCTTGTAGATCTTCCTAAACATCGTCAACTGTTCTGTGCGCATTTCGACTCGATCTATACAGCCATGCAAGTGGTCCCGAATTACTTGCCGTTCAAACCGGCAGCCATTGAATTAATTGATAAAGCCACTTTAGACGGTACTAAAAACAACAGTGAGCAAACTCAAAATCGTTTATGGGTTAAAAAAGACCCTGAAGCCGTCTTGGTGGTTGAGTTGTTTGATGAAGATGCCGAAAATCTGCAGCAGCGCTTAAAAAATGACCAGGCCTGGATGTTAGAACAGGGCGCTTACGCGTGCCCGATTATCAACCCGCAAGACAGCGCAAAGGTTTGGAATCTACGTAAAGCTGGGTTAGGACTACTCATGGGCAAACCCACACGCCATAAAGCGGTTGCGGTTATCGAAGATGCCGCGGTTCCGGTTAAATCCCTACCGGATTTCTACCAGGACACACAAGACTTAATGACCGAACTGGGTATTGGATGTGTCTATTATGGCCATGCCTCGGTTGGACTGATTCATGTACGCCCAGAAATGGATTTAGCGACCCCAGAAGGTAAGCGCTATTTCCAAACTGTGGCAGAACGCAGTTCAAAATTAGTTAAAAAATATCGTGGCGCCATTTCAGGGGAACACGGCGATGGCCGTATTCGTGCCCCTTTCATTAAAGAACAAGTCGGCGAGAATGTTTACAACTGCTTGGTTCAGCTTAAAAACACCTTTGACCCAGACAATTTATTCAACCCGGGGGTCATCATTGGTGACGCTTCCATCACAGAAAACCTACGTGCGGATCGCCAACCGAAACAACTTCTGAGTCCCGGCTATGATTGGACACGGGATTTATCTTTAATGGATGCTGTTGAAAAATGTAACGGTGCCGGAGCCTGCCGAAAGTCAGCGGGAAATGGCGTGATGTGCCCGTCATACCAGGCCACACGAGAAGAAAATTATTCCACCCGTGGTCGCAGTAATTTATTACGCCATGCGCTGACTGAGCCGAACCCATTAACCGCGCTGAAACAAGACGAGCTGCAAGATGCCCTGTCATTGTGCTTGGGGTGTAAAGCGTGTAAATCGGAATGTCCAGCCAGTGTTGATATGGCACGCCTGAAATCAGAAGTGTTGTACCAAATCAATGCTTTCTCATTGAGCCGACTGTCCATTAAATTTTACGGCCAGCTCATGAAAATTGGTGCTTGGGTTCCAGGCGCTTACAACTGGGTTCAAAACCTGTCATTGGTTAAAAGAATCATGGGGGTAGACACACGACGTACCCTACCGAAACTGGACAAACAGCCACTAAAAACCTGGTGGAAAACATATGCTAAACAAGTCAATTTCAAACCAGGCAAACCAACTGTTTGGGTGCTGGTTGATTTATACGTTCAATACCAAGAACCTAAAATCGGACAGGCTGCAATACAATCACTAGAGCTGCTGGGAATGAATGTCAAACCGATTTTCTTAGATAGCTCACCACGTGCTTTATTAAGCCAAGGCCTGGTTTCGGAAGCAAAACAGGCATTGGAAAAAATTCAATCTCAGCTCAAAGAAGCGGCGCTGGATGACCACATTGTTGGAATCGAACCTTCTGACACCCTAGTTTGGCGTGATGAGGCGAAAGACCTCATTTCAAAAAATGACCAGGCCTGGCTTTATACCTCAGTGTTATTATTTGAAGAGTTGATGTTGAAACTGAATACCCAATCTAAATTGGCATTAGGCGCCGTTCCGAAAAATGCGTGGTTGCATGTACATTGTCACCAAAAGTCTTTGGCGCATGCACAAGAATCGGTTAAAGCATTAAATTTAATTCCGGAACTGAAGTTGCAGTATATCAATTCAGGGTGTTGCGGTATGTCGGGTGAATTTGGTTATAAAAATTATGATGTGTCATTGAAGATTGCAAACCAAACCTTATTACCGACTTTAAAAAATGCACAACAAGATGACTTGGTCATTGCAACAGGAACGAGCTGTCGTCACCAGCTGGAGGATTTCGCTGATAAACAAGGGCTTCACCCAGCTGAACTCTTTTTCATGGCGCTGAGCAATCGCTAA